The sequence GCTTATACACAAAAACTTTTAACATTCCCACTAAATCGTACTCCAAAACATCACCAGCATTACCTCCAATTGGTGCAACCAAACTGTAATTTGAATTTACAGAAAGTTAATGTCCCATATAATATGTACTAGATGATGTATATGAACCAAAAAATTGAACATATGGTTTGATGGAACAGGATCTTAACTGTGAAATGGAGAGAATTCTTTTCAATCTCTTGGCTTTGGCTTCATCCATTTGCATTTATTGACAAGCAGACCAAAACAATTGTTTGAGATAACTCAGTTGTGCTACATGTCTTATTATAGGCTGAGTGAATGTGGTACCCCAAATTGTGTGGTCTGGATTGTTTCAATATGTGTTgagtgttgtgtgtgtgtgtgccgAGTCTCACATCGGGTGTTTATTAGGTGTAACTTCGGTTTATAAGTGATTGAGAGGAGTTCTAATTATAagtagtccttttgaggtagtATAACATAGGTGTGGCATGTACTTTTCCTTGGATCATTACAAATGGTattccattttcattttcagGCTATCATAGGCTCATTGCCATCAATTGTGTCTTTATCTTCAAATTCCACTTGCACAAACAATCCCTTATCAATGTTTCCACCTATAGCTACAAGCCTTCAACTACAAGtttacaactatatattttggAGGCATCAGATAACTTCAATCCTCGTGACTTACTTCATGAAGAACACCTTGATGGTTAAATCCCCTGCCCTTCTcctttttttaaagataatgaaGGACTGAGATGAATCCAGAGTATCATACTTAGTAGATTAGGGATCTGACACTTGTTACCATTGATCAATTCAACACGTTCACCTTCAGTAGTATCTGTTGTAGTGAGAGTTGATTCAATATTGGACTTTGGAGGTCTGGTGAACTCTTGAAAAGATATTCACCTCATTTTTCCGGTCAAATATTCTAAATCTCAGGATTGAACTACACAGTATCAAGGAGAAGAATGACTATGTGACACATATATACGGAAAATCAAAGAAGGAAGAGACAAACACAAAGCTGttgaagtgattttttttttaaaaataaataaataaataaagatttgCTACATATGGTTCTCAAGGAACTACCCAAGGAATACAATGCTCTTTGTTTCGTTATACACTCCAGGAGTGAACATCTTTTATTTGATGAATTACATGCATTACTTTAGGCAGAGGATAAACAAATTTGAGATACCATTGactatggaaaagaaaattttagtacaTGTCCATGTGATATGTGTTTTTGttagagctttttttttttttgagaaagaaatgcTTCCATAATATTAAACCAAAAAGGCTATATCAGCTAGAACTACATGAAGTATATCTAGTGGCATATTATCCATCCAGACATTTTGATTCGGCGAGTTGATTGCCCTCCTAGCCAAAGCGTGGGCGACACCATTTCCTTGTCTACGTGTATGAGAGAAGAGAAAACAGGAAAAATAAGAGGCTAACAGTTTAACATCATGTATAATATGACCGTGGGGCGTAAGGGATGGATCTGTGCTTGACAAGTCCTTATACACGATGTCAGAGTCTCCTTCCAAAACTGCCATGGTGATGCCAAGTTCAACTGCAAAAACGGCAGCCCTCCTTGCTGCCAAAGCTTCGACTTGAGTAATGGTCGCTGGTAACGGAATCTGCTCAGAAAGAGAGGCAATGACAACGCCCTCTGAATTGTGGCAGACAACTCCCAGGCCGACACGTCCTTCCTCTGAGAAAATT is a genomic window of Quercus lobata isolate SW786 chromosome 2, ValleyOak3.0 Primary Assembly, whole genome shotgun sequence containing:
- the LOC115959503 gene encoding uncharacterized protein LOC115959503 — protein: MVHHNHVRWRPPAGDVVKINYDGAIFSEEGRVGLGVVCHNSEGVVIASLSEQIPLPATITQVEALAARRAAVFAVELGITMAVLEGDSDIVYKDLSSTDPSLTPHGHIIHDVKLLASYFSCFLFSHTRRQGNGVAHALARRAINSPNQNVWMDNMPLDILHVVLADIAFLV